A DNA window from Paraburkholderia sp. PGU19 contains the following coding sequences:
- a CDS encoding RES domain-containing protein yields MIEAMPAFYPQARQWAQAAFDQSPETQGIVYGSRRHDAGSCIMLFGQRIPRYPDKPFNVIEHVSLAELPARSKVVKLVASLKIGIV; encoded by the coding sequence TTGATCGAAGCTATGCCAGCCTTTTACCCGCAGGCCCGACAGTGGGCACAGGCAGCATTTGACCAAAGCCCGGAGACTCAAGGTATCGTTTACGGTTCCCGTCGCCATGACGCTGGTAGTTGCATCATGCTCTTTGGCCAGCGTATACCCCGCTATCCGGACAAACCATTCAATGTCATTGAACACGTTTCGCTCGCTGAACTTCCTGCGCGCAGCAAAGTAGTCAAACTCGTCGCAAGTTTGAAGATTGGAATCGTCTGA